In the genome of Spodoptera frugiperda isolate SF20-4 chromosome 22, AGI-APGP_CSIRO_Sfru_2.0, whole genome shotgun sequence, one region contains:
- the LOC118279854 gene encoding homeobox protein GBX-2, whose product MESKVEISETQTQKKVPKPFSIESLIGDRKSPEIDIENNISESSRNSEDEENERLEGFNQMRYYAPFLQQNGFPFLLGYPEPWLSRVLGSVPAPVRENREEEKRESPVSVGSEAESDGGEETNQGNDSEPDPEDSTDTARENKARRRRTAFTSEQLLELEREFHAKKYLSLTERSQIASALKLSEVQVKIWFQNRRAKWKRVKAGLASGSHSSKNGSGTKIVVPIPVHVNRFAIRTQHHQMEKQNLQYRLERQPPLPGSLLQSQTSAFLSATKIDSNNRLDREPIVSGRSPMFDVSMPGRMATMNQVNLRHFQNGRPS is encoded by the exons ATGGAGTCAAAAGTCGAAATAAGTGAGACACAAACTCAGAAAAAGGTACCGAAGCCATTTTCCATAGAATCTCTGATTGGAGATCGGAAATCACCTGAAATAGACATAGAGAATAATATCTCAGAAAGTTCTCGAAATTCAGAAGACGAGGAAAACGAACGATTGGAAGGATTTAATCAGATGAGATATTACGCGccatttttacaacaaaatggATTCCCGTTTCTACTAGGGTATCCAGAACCGTGGCTGTCAAGAGTGCTTGGGTCCGTACCGGCGCCAGTGAGGGAAAATCGTGAAGAGGAGAAGAGGGAGAGTCCTGTGAGTGTCGGGAGTGAGGCTGAGAGTGATGGCGGAGAGGAAACTAACCAAG GAAACGACTCGGAGCCTGACCCGGAAGACTCGACAGACACAGCGAGAGAGAACAAGGCGAGAAGAAGAAGAACTGCCTTCACATCGGAACAACTCCTGGAGCTGGAGAGGGAGTTCCACGCCAAGAAGTATTTGAGCCTCACTGAGAGGTCACAAATAGCCTCCGCTTTGAAACTTAGTGAAGTTCAG GTAAAAATATGGTTTCAAAATCGTCGAGCGAAATGGAAACGCGTGAAAGCGGGCCTCGCGTCCGGCAGCCATTCCAGCAAAAATGGTTCCGGCACCAAAATAGTGGTTCCCATACCCGTCCACGTAAATCGATTCGCGATTCGAACGCAACACCATCAGATGGAGAAACAAAATCTTCAGTATCGATTAGAAAGGCAGCCACCACTACCAGGCAGCCTCCTACAATCACAGACGTCAGCGTTCTTAAGTGCAACAAAAATCGATTCGAATAATCGATTGGATAGGGAACCGATTGTGAGTGGTCGCAGCCCTATGTTTGACGTTTCAATGCCTGGCCGTATGGCGACTATGAATCAAGTAAATCTGAGACATTTTCAAAATGGCCGGCCGAGCTAA